One region of Salvelinus namaycush isolate Seneca chromosome 3, SaNama_1.0, whole genome shotgun sequence genomic DNA includes:
- the LOC120045032 gene encoding integral membrane protein DGCR2/IDD-like isoform X1 has translation MLPKADSSSYVLLSLLFVLTLTDPPLAGPRLALARLLSELRCSPGQFACRSGKMQCIPMSWQCDGWAACEDKSDELDCPPMKEETFHFANGFDQVEDVIGVAQPVRFNKKCPSGWHHYEKTASCYKVYLRNENYWQAVDTCQKVNGSLATFVTNEELQFILKIEVDFDEEVCERRDQCKFWVGYQYVITNQNHSLEGHWEVSYKGSMQVFLPPEGLTNFGEASPTQDNIFCAQLQRFQIKSMNERGLHSWHAENCYKKFPFLCKRRQTCVDIKDQVVTEGYYFTPKGEDPCLSCTCHNGEPEMCVAALCNRPEGCKNFGKDPKECCKFTCLDREGSSLFDSMASGMRLIVSCISSFLILSLLLFMVHRLRQRRRQRIQTLLGVHHFNLGRRVPGFDYGPDAFGTGLTPLHLSDDGERGAFHFQEPPPPYAAYKYPDIQHPDDPPPPYEASINPDSVLYVDLARHGVQMIPSQMRDVVDAMTDAPAPPVPVQMSFQEREDSMDSSTLLVGPDTPTDSHAPDSMPVDCSNSSSLSTVV, from the exons AACTGCGCTGCAGCCCTGGACAGTTTGCCTGCCGCAGTGGGAAGATGCAATGCATCCCCATGTCCTGGCAGTGTGACGGCTGGGCGGCTTGTGAGGACAAGAGCGATGAGTTGGACTGCCCCC CCATGAAAGAGGAGACGTTTCACTTTGCCAATGGGTTTGACCAAGTGGAAGATGTCATCGGTGTGGCCCAACCTGTGCGCTTTAACA AGAAGTGCCCTAGTGGGTGGCATCACTACGAGAAGACAGCCAGCTGTTACAAAGTGTACCTGAGGAATGAGAACTACTGGCAGGCTGTGGACACGTGTCAGAAAGTCAATGGCTCTTTGGCGACATTCGTCACCAACGAGGAACTGCAGTTCATCCTCAAGATTGAGGTGGATTTCGACGAGGAAGTGTGCGAGCGCAGAGACCAGTGCAA GTTCTGGGTGGGTTACCAGTATGTCATTACCAATCAGAACCATTCACTGGAGGGCCATTGGGAAGTGTCATATAAAG GGTCAATGCAGGTGTTCCTGCCGCCAGAGGGCCTGACTAACTTTGGAGAGGCATCTCCGACCCAGGACAACATCTTCTGTGCCCAGCTGCAGCGCTTTCAGATCAAGAGTATGAACGAGCGCGGCCTTCACAGCTGGCATGCCGAGAACTGCTACAAGAAGTTCCCCTTCCTGTGCAAGAGGA GGCAGACATGTGTGGACATAAAGGACCAGGTTGTGACTGAGGGGTACTACTTCACCCCTAAGGGGGAAGACCCGTGCCTGAGCTGCACATGTCACAACGGCGAGCCAGAGATGTGTGTGGCTGCGCTGTGTAATCGCCCGGAGGGCTGCAAGAACTTCGGCAAGGACCCCAAGGAGTGCTGCAAGTTCACCTGCCTGGACCGGG AAGGCAGCAGCTTGTTTGACTCTATGGCCAGTGGGATGCGTCTGATCGTCAGCTGTATCTCCTCcttcctcatcctctctctgcTGCTCTTCATGGTGCACAGGCTCCGGCAGCGCAGACGCCAGCGCATCCAAACACTCCTTGGAG TTCACCATTTCAACCTTGGGCGGCGAGTCCCAGGCTTTGACTACGGCCCGGACGCTTTTGGCACTGGCCTCActcccctgcacctctctgatgatggagagagaggcgCATTTCATTTCCAGGAACCTCCCCCTCCCTACGCTGCCTATAAATACCCTGACATCCAGCACCCAGATGACCCCCCTCCTCCCTACGAAGCCTCCATCAACCCCGACAGCGTCCTCTATGTGGACCTCG CACGCCATGGCGTTCAGATGATCCCTAGTCAGATGAGGGACGTGGTAGATGCCATGACAGACGCCCCAGCGCCACCTGTCCCTGTGCAAATGTCCTTCCAGGAGCGGGAAGACTCCATGGACAGCAGCACCCTACTGGTGGGGCCTGACACCCCCACAGACAGCCACGCCCCTGACTCCATGCCTGTAGACTGCAGCAACAGCTCCTCCCTCAGCACTGTGGTATAG
- the LOC120045032 gene encoding integral membrane protein DGCR2/IDD-like isoform X2, whose amino-acid sequence MLPKADSSSYVLLSLLFVLTLTDPPLAGPRLALARLLSELRCSPGQFACRSGKMQCIPMSWQCDGWAACEDKSDELDCPPMKEETFHFANGFDQVEDVIGVAQPVRFNKKCPSGWHHYEKTASCYKVYLRNENYWQAVDTCQKVNGSLATFVTNEELQFILKIEVDFDEEVCERRDQCKFWVGYQYVITNQNHSLEGHWEVSYKGSMQVFLPPEGLTNFGEASPTQDNIFCAQLQRFQIKSMNERGLHSWHAENCYKKFPFLCKRRQTCVDIKDQVVTEGYYFTPKGEDPCLSCTCHNGEPEMCVAALCNRPEGCKNFGKDPKECCKFTCLDRGSSLFDSMASGMRLIVSCISSFLILSLLLFMVHRLRQRRRQRIQTLLGVHHFNLGRRVPGFDYGPDAFGTGLTPLHLSDDGERGAFHFQEPPPPYAAYKYPDIQHPDDPPPPYEASINPDSVLYVDLARHGVQMIPSQMRDVVDAMTDAPAPPVPVQMSFQEREDSMDSSTLLVGPDTPTDSHAPDSMPVDCSNSSSLSTVV is encoded by the exons AACTGCGCTGCAGCCCTGGACAGTTTGCCTGCCGCAGTGGGAAGATGCAATGCATCCCCATGTCCTGGCAGTGTGACGGCTGGGCGGCTTGTGAGGACAAGAGCGATGAGTTGGACTGCCCCC CCATGAAAGAGGAGACGTTTCACTTTGCCAATGGGTTTGACCAAGTGGAAGATGTCATCGGTGTGGCCCAACCTGTGCGCTTTAACA AGAAGTGCCCTAGTGGGTGGCATCACTACGAGAAGACAGCCAGCTGTTACAAAGTGTACCTGAGGAATGAGAACTACTGGCAGGCTGTGGACACGTGTCAGAAAGTCAATGGCTCTTTGGCGACATTCGTCACCAACGAGGAACTGCAGTTCATCCTCAAGATTGAGGTGGATTTCGACGAGGAAGTGTGCGAGCGCAGAGACCAGTGCAA GTTCTGGGTGGGTTACCAGTATGTCATTACCAATCAGAACCATTCACTGGAGGGCCATTGGGAAGTGTCATATAAAG GGTCAATGCAGGTGTTCCTGCCGCCAGAGGGCCTGACTAACTTTGGAGAGGCATCTCCGACCCAGGACAACATCTTCTGTGCCCAGCTGCAGCGCTTTCAGATCAAGAGTATGAACGAGCGCGGCCTTCACAGCTGGCATGCCGAGAACTGCTACAAGAAGTTCCCCTTCCTGTGCAAGAGGA GGCAGACATGTGTGGACATAAAGGACCAGGTTGTGACTGAGGGGTACTACTTCACCCCTAAGGGGGAAGACCCGTGCCTGAGCTGCACATGTCACAACGGCGAGCCAGAGATGTGTGTGGCTGCGCTGTGTAATCGCCCGGAGGGCTGCAAGAACTTCGGCAAGGACCCCAAGGAGTGCTGCAAGTTCACCTGCCTGGACCGGG GCAGCAGCTTGTTTGACTCTATGGCCAGTGGGATGCGTCTGATCGTCAGCTGTATCTCCTCcttcctcatcctctctctgcTGCTCTTCATGGTGCACAGGCTCCGGCAGCGCAGACGCCAGCGCATCCAAACACTCCTTGGAG TTCACCATTTCAACCTTGGGCGGCGAGTCCCAGGCTTTGACTACGGCCCGGACGCTTTTGGCACTGGCCTCActcccctgcacctctctgatgatggagagagaggcgCATTTCATTTCCAGGAACCTCCCCCTCCCTACGCTGCCTATAAATACCCTGACATCCAGCACCCAGATGACCCCCCTCCTCCCTACGAAGCCTCCATCAACCCCGACAGCGTCCTCTATGTGGACCTCG CACGCCATGGCGTTCAGATGATCCCTAGTCAGATGAGGGACGTGGTAGATGCCATGACAGACGCCCCAGCGCCACCTGTCCCTGTGCAAATGTCCTTCCAGGAGCGGGAAGACTCCATGGACAGCAGCACCCTACTGGTGGGGCCTGACACCCCCACAGACAGCCACGCCCCTGACTCCATGCCTGTAGACTGCAGCAACAGCTCCTCCCTCAGCACTGTGGTATAG
- the LOC120045032 gene encoding integral membrane protein DGCR2/IDD-like isoform X3 — MLPKADSSSYVLLSLLFVLTLTDPPLAELRCSPGQFACRSGKMQCIPMSWQCDGWAACEDKSDELDCPPMKEETFHFANGFDQVEDVIGVAQPVRFNKKCPSGWHHYEKTASCYKVYLRNENYWQAVDTCQKVNGSLATFVTNEELQFILKIEVDFDEEVCERRDQCKFWVGYQYVITNQNHSLEGHWEVSYKGSMQVFLPPEGLTNFGEASPTQDNIFCAQLQRFQIKSMNERGLHSWHAENCYKKFPFLCKRRQTCVDIKDQVVTEGYYFTPKGEDPCLSCTCHNGEPEMCVAALCNRPEGCKNFGKDPKECCKFTCLDREGSSLFDSMASGMRLIVSCISSFLILSLLLFMVHRLRQRRRQRIQTLLGVHHFNLGRRVPGFDYGPDAFGTGLTPLHLSDDGERGAFHFQEPPPPYAAYKYPDIQHPDDPPPPYEASINPDSVLYVDLARHGVQMIPSQMRDVVDAMTDAPAPPVPVQMSFQEREDSMDSSTLLVGPDTPTDSHAPDSMPVDCSNSSSLSTVV; from the exons AACTGCGCTGCAGCCCTGGACAGTTTGCCTGCCGCAGTGGGAAGATGCAATGCATCCCCATGTCCTGGCAGTGTGACGGCTGGGCGGCTTGTGAGGACAAGAGCGATGAGTTGGACTGCCCCC CCATGAAAGAGGAGACGTTTCACTTTGCCAATGGGTTTGACCAAGTGGAAGATGTCATCGGTGTGGCCCAACCTGTGCGCTTTAACA AGAAGTGCCCTAGTGGGTGGCATCACTACGAGAAGACAGCCAGCTGTTACAAAGTGTACCTGAGGAATGAGAACTACTGGCAGGCTGTGGACACGTGTCAGAAAGTCAATGGCTCTTTGGCGACATTCGTCACCAACGAGGAACTGCAGTTCATCCTCAAGATTGAGGTGGATTTCGACGAGGAAGTGTGCGAGCGCAGAGACCAGTGCAA GTTCTGGGTGGGTTACCAGTATGTCATTACCAATCAGAACCATTCACTGGAGGGCCATTGGGAAGTGTCATATAAAG GGTCAATGCAGGTGTTCCTGCCGCCAGAGGGCCTGACTAACTTTGGAGAGGCATCTCCGACCCAGGACAACATCTTCTGTGCCCAGCTGCAGCGCTTTCAGATCAAGAGTATGAACGAGCGCGGCCTTCACAGCTGGCATGCCGAGAACTGCTACAAGAAGTTCCCCTTCCTGTGCAAGAGGA GGCAGACATGTGTGGACATAAAGGACCAGGTTGTGACTGAGGGGTACTACTTCACCCCTAAGGGGGAAGACCCGTGCCTGAGCTGCACATGTCACAACGGCGAGCCAGAGATGTGTGTGGCTGCGCTGTGTAATCGCCCGGAGGGCTGCAAGAACTTCGGCAAGGACCCCAAGGAGTGCTGCAAGTTCACCTGCCTGGACCGGG AAGGCAGCAGCTTGTTTGACTCTATGGCCAGTGGGATGCGTCTGATCGTCAGCTGTATCTCCTCcttcctcatcctctctctgcTGCTCTTCATGGTGCACAGGCTCCGGCAGCGCAGACGCCAGCGCATCCAAACACTCCTTGGAG TTCACCATTTCAACCTTGGGCGGCGAGTCCCAGGCTTTGACTACGGCCCGGACGCTTTTGGCACTGGCCTCActcccctgcacctctctgatgatggagagagaggcgCATTTCATTTCCAGGAACCTCCCCCTCCCTACGCTGCCTATAAATACCCTGACATCCAGCACCCAGATGACCCCCCTCCTCCCTACGAAGCCTCCATCAACCCCGACAGCGTCCTCTATGTGGACCTCG CACGCCATGGCGTTCAGATGATCCCTAGTCAGATGAGGGACGTGGTAGATGCCATGACAGACGCCCCAGCGCCACCTGTCCCTGTGCAAATGTCCTTCCAGGAGCGGGAAGACTCCATGGACAGCAGCACCCTACTGGTGGGGCCTGACACCCCCACAGACAGCCACGCCCCTGACTCCATGCCTGTAGACTGCAGCAACAGCTCCTCCCTCAGCACTGTGGTATAG
- the LOC120045032 gene encoding integral membrane protein DGCR2/IDD-like isoform X4 produces MTNCHVGNRPRLALARLLSELRCSPGQFACRSGKMQCIPMSWQCDGWAACEDKSDELDCPPMKEETFHFANGFDQVEDVIGVAQPVRFNKKCPSGWHHYEKTASCYKVYLRNENYWQAVDTCQKVNGSLATFVTNEELQFILKIEVDFDEEVCERRDQCKFWVGYQYVITNQNHSLEGHWEVSYKGSMQVFLPPEGLTNFGEASPTQDNIFCAQLQRFQIKSMNERGLHSWHAENCYKKFPFLCKRRQTCVDIKDQVVTEGYYFTPKGEDPCLSCTCHNGEPEMCVAALCNRPEGCKNFGKDPKECCKFTCLDREGSSLFDSMASGMRLIVSCISSFLILSLLLFMVHRLRQRRRQRIQTLLGVHHFNLGRRVPGFDYGPDAFGTGLTPLHLSDDGERGAFHFQEPPPPYAAYKYPDIQHPDDPPPPYEASINPDSVLYVDLARHGVQMIPSQMRDVVDAMTDAPAPPVPVQMSFQEREDSMDSSTLLVGPDTPTDSHAPDSMPVDCSNSSSLSTVV; encoded by the exons AACTGCGCTGCAGCCCTGGACAGTTTGCCTGCCGCAGTGGGAAGATGCAATGCATCCCCATGTCCTGGCAGTGTGACGGCTGGGCGGCTTGTGAGGACAAGAGCGATGAGTTGGACTGCCCCC CCATGAAAGAGGAGACGTTTCACTTTGCCAATGGGTTTGACCAAGTGGAAGATGTCATCGGTGTGGCCCAACCTGTGCGCTTTAACA AGAAGTGCCCTAGTGGGTGGCATCACTACGAGAAGACAGCCAGCTGTTACAAAGTGTACCTGAGGAATGAGAACTACTGGCAGGCTGTGGACACGTGTCAGAAAGTCAATGGCTCTTTGGCGACATTCGTCACCAACGAGGAACTGCAGTTCATCCTCAAGATTGAGGTGGATTTCGACGAGGAAGTGTGCGAGCGCAGAGACCAGTGCAA GTTCTGGGTGGGTTACCAGTATGTCATTACCAATCAGAACCATTCACTGGAGGGCCATTGGGAAGTGTCATATAAAG GGTCAATGCAGGTGTTCCTGCCGCCAGAGGGCCTGACTAACTTTGGAGAGGCATCTCCGACCCAGGACAACATCTTCTGTGCCCAGCTGCAGCGCTTTCAGATCAAGAGTATGAACGAGCGCGGCCTTCACAGCTGGCATGCCGAGAACTGCTACAAGAAGTTCCCCTTCCTGTGCAAGAGGA GGCAGACATGTGTGGACATAAAGGACCAGGTTGTGACTGAGGGGTACTACTTCACCCCTAAGGGGGAAGACCCGTGCCTGAGCTGCACATGTCACAACGGCGAGCCAGAGATGTGTGTGGCTGCGCTGTGTAATCGCCCGGAGGGCTGCAAGAACTTCGGCAAGGACCCCAAGGAGTGCTGCAAGTTCACCTGCCTGGACCGGG AAGGCAGCAGCTTGTTTGACTCTATGGCCAGTGGGATGCGTCTGATCGTCAGCTGTATCTCCTCcttcctcatcctctctctgcTGCTCTTCATGGTGCACAGGCTCCGGCAGCGCAGACGCCAGCGCATCCAAACACTCCTTGGAG TTCACCATTTCAACCTTGGGCGGCGAGTCCCAGGCTTTGACTACGGCCCGGACGCTTTTGGCACTGGCCTCActcccctgcacctctctgatgatggagagagaggcgCATTTCATTTCCAGGAACCTCCCCCTCCCTACGCTGCCTATAAATACCCTGACATCCAGCACCCAGATGACCCCCCTCCTCCCTACGAAGCCTCCATCAACCCCGACAGCGTCCTCTATGTGGACCTCG CACGCCATGGCGTTCAGATGATCCCTAGTCAGATGAGGGACGTGGTAGATGCCATGACAGACGCCCCAGCGCCACCTGTCCCTGTGCAAATGTCCTTCCAGGAGCGGGAAGACTCCATGGACAGCAGCACCCTACTGGTGGGGCCTGACACCCCCACAGACAGCCACGCCCCTGACTCCATGCCTGTAGACTGCAGCAACAGCTCCTCCCTCAGCACTGTGGTATAG
- the LOC120045032 gene encoding integral membrane protein DGCR2/IDD-like isoform X5 codes for MQCIPMSWQCDGWAACEDKSDELDCPPMKEETFHFANGFDQVEDVIGVAQPVRFNKKCPSGWHHYEKTASCYKVYLRNENYWQAVDTCQKVNGSLATFVTNEELQFILKIEVDFDEEVCERRDQCKFWVGYQYVITNQNHSLEGHWEVSYKGSMQVFLPPEGLTNFGEASPTQDNIFCAQLQRFQIKSMNERGLHSWHAENCYKKFPFLCKRRQTCVDIKDQVVTEGYYFTPKGEDPCLSCTCHNGEPEMCVAALCNRPEGCKNFGKDPKECCKFTCLDREGSSLFDSMASGMRLIVSCISSFLILSLLLFMVHRLRQRRRQRIQTLLGVHHFNLGRRVPGFDYGPDAFGTGLTPLHLSDDGERGAFHFQEPPPPYAAYKYPDIQHPDDPPPPYEASINPDSVLYVDLARHGVQMIPSQMRDVVDAMTDAPAPPVPVQMSFQEREDSMDSSTLLVGPDTPTDSHAPDSMPVDCSNSSSLSTVV; via the exons ATGCAATGCATCCCCATGTCCTGGCAGTGTGACGGCTGGGCGGCTTGTGAGGACAAGAGCGATGAGTTGGACTGCCCCC CCATGAAAGAGGAGACGTTTCACTTTGCCAATGGGTTTGACCAAGTGGAAGATGTCATCGGTGTGGCCCAACCTGTGCGCTTTAACA AGAAGTGCCCTAGTGGGTGGCATCACTACGAGAAGACAGCCAGCTGTTACAAAGTGTACCTGAGGAATGAGAACTACTGGCAGGCTGTGGACACGTGTCAGAAAGTCAATGGCTCTTTGGCGACATTCGTCACCAACGAGGAACTGCAGTTCATCCTCAAGATTGAGGTGGATTTCGACGAGGAAGTGTGCGAGCGCAGAGACCAGTGCAA GTTCTGGGTGGGTTACCAGTATGTCATTACCAATCAGAACCATTCACTGGAGGGCCATTGGGAAGTGTCATATAAAG GGTCAATGCAGGTGTTCCTGCCGCCAGAGGGCCTGACTAACTTTGGAGAGGCATCTCCGACCCAGGACAACATCTTCTGTGCCCAGCTGCAGCGCTTTCAGATCAAGAGTATGAACGAGCGCGGCCTTCACAGCTGGCATGCCGAGAACTGCTACAAGAAGTTCCCCTTCCTGTGCAAGAGGA GGCAGACATGTGTGGACATAAAGGACCAGGTTGTGACTGAGGGGTACTACTTCACCCCTAAGGGGGAAGACCCGTGCCTGAGCTGCACATGTCACAACGGCGAGCCAGAGATGTGTGTGGCTGCGCTGTGTAATCGCCCGGAGGGCTGCAAGAACTTCGGCAAGGACCCCAAGGAGTGCTGCAAGTTCACCTGCCTGGACCGGG AAGGCAGCAGCTTGTTTGACTCTATGGCCAGTGGGATGCGTCTGATCGTCAGCTGTATCTCCTCcttcctcatcctctctctgcTGCTCTTCATGGTGCACAGGCTCCGGCAGCGCAGACGCCAGCGCATCCAAACACTCCTTGGAG TTCACCATTTCAACCTTGGGCGGCGAGTCCCAGGCTTTGACTACGGCCCGGACGCTTTTGGCACTGGCCTCActcccctgcacctctctgatgatggagagagaggcgCATTTCATTTCCAGGAACCTCCCCCTCCCTACGCTGCCTATAAATACCCTGACATCCAGCACCCAGATGACCCCCCTCCTCCCTACGAAGCCTCCATCAACCCCGACAGCGTCCTCTATGTGGACCTCG CACGCCATGGCGTTCAGATGATCCCTAGTCAGATGAGGGACGTGGTAGATGCCATGACAGACGCCCCAGCGCCACCTGTCCCTGTGCAAATGTCCTTCCAGGAGCGGGAAGACTCCATGGACAGCAGCACCCTACTGGTGGGGCCTGACACCCCCACAGACAGCCACGCCCCTGACTCCATGCCTGTAGACTGCAGCAACAGCTCCTCCCTCAGCACTGTGGTATAG